CCAACTGACCCAATATGTAAACATACAATGTGTTTCATACATGTACACATCAATTGTAATCCAGGACCTGGGAGTCCCACTTCTCCCTCTGTGGCAACCATAGACATCCAGAACCCAGACATCCAGGCTTCACGTTACCGCTCCGTCACACCTGTGCCTGCTCCTGCCTTTGTCAGTAAGGGGAAAAAGGACAAGAAGAAGGACAAGAGGAAGGGCAGTAAACTCTCCAAAGCAGACATTGGAGCACCCAGTGGGTTTACGTGAGTGGATACGAAGCACACACATATAAGCAGGCGGTAAAATAAAGCCTCCATAAGCTATCACAATACATGTAGTTACATGACACCTATCATTAAATTGTCTGTCCTCAATTTGTTTCATTTACAAACCAGGACAGAATCCAAGCTTGCCACTCATACTTTTCTAAGGTACTCACTCAGGTGtatgttcctctccctctctctcctctcctcctcagacacGTGAGCCATGTGGGCTGGGATCCCAACAACCTGGACCCTGACCTGAAGAAGCTGCTGTCCTGTGCTGGGATCAGTGAGGCTGAGCTGAAGGATGAGGAGACCTCCCAACTCATCCAACAAGTCATCGAGAACTCAGGCGGCATGGAAGCAGTCAAAAAGGCCATGCACACTGGTAAGTGTCAATCTgagtgtctgtctcctggtctaaAGTTACCAACTTCCTCACTTTTTTACAACTAACTGTAAATCAATCTCTTTTTGTAATCTAATAAATTGGCCTTTTTTCATCCCAATGTCATATAGATCCTGAGCTTCCCCCTGGTAGACAGGGTTCTCTACCTCCCGTACCAGGCAGCTGTTGCTCCTCTCCTGCCCCCCCTCCTCCACTGGGGGGTCGCTCAggcccccttccccctcccccaggACAGCCAGGGCGAGGACCaccccctcccatccccctcaATCACGTGGAGCCCTgccacctccaccccctcaagCGGCCGAGGCGGActcccaccccctccaccctctgtGTCCTAtacttctcctccccctccccctccccctggccACCAGCGCTCCATGCctgcccctcctccacctcctcccccgcCTCCCCCAGCCCAGAGCTCTGGAGActttccttctcctccacacccctgtaaaagtcccccatcacctgctCCTGCATCTATAGGAGGATGTgaaggaggtggaagaggagctCTGCTGGACCAGATCCGCCTGGGGAGGAAGCTCAAAAACGTAAACTAAACTTTGTTATTCAAATGCAGAAATTGTCTTTGTCAATGAGAGTGAAGTCTATATATTTCAGTTTAAATGATCATTGACCTTTGACCTTTGTGTCCCAGGTCACAGACAGTCCTGAGTCACCTCCGCCTGCTGACACAGACTCAGAGGGCATCGTAGGAGCTCTGATGATGGTCATGCAGAAGAGGAGTAAAGTCATCCACTCCTCTGGTAAACACCTTCTCATCCTAATctatcattcattcattcatgtaTTATATTCCATCTACAAATGTGTCAAATAAACCAAATGCATTGTGGTTCATCCTCATGAATCTAAAAATAAATACCAGCATAACAGACATAACTCTCTTCTGTTTCAGATGAAGGTGAAGAAGAAGGAGGttatgatgatgaagatgacgaTGAGTGGGACGACTGATAAGTGCATTCCATCCTGTATTATTTTCCACTCTGTAACCATGGACTCAACAGTCTGGTTGATCCGGTTAATCTCTTTTGTGTTGGTGTTTTTGTATCAGTTGCTGACTGGAAGGTGACTCACTAAGATTTACATCAGAAGAATGCTACAGATAAGGATTGTGTGAAAGTCCCAAATGTGAGAGAAATCAACAGAACGTAAGACAGAGAAACGATTGATGGGATCACATATCTTTATATTTGCCGTTCAAACGTTTCCAGTGTAGGACTCATGCTGAGTATTACAGTATGTTTCTGTACAACACATTACAGTATGTTTCTGTACAACACATTACAGTATGTTTCTGTGCAACACATTACAGTATGTTTCTGTACAACACATTACAGTATGTTTCTGTACAACACATTACAGTATGTTTCTGTACAACACATTACAGTATGTTTCTGTGCAACACATTACAGTATGTTTCTGTGCAACACATTAGAGTATGTTTCTGTACTACACATTATAGTATGTTTCTGTACAACACATTACAGTATGTTTCTGTACAACACATTACAGTATGTTTCTGTGCAACACATTACAGTATGTTTCTGTACTACACATTACAGTATGTTTCTGTACAACACATTACAGTATGTTTCTGTACAACACATTACAGTATGTTTCTGTACAACACATTACAGTATGTTTCTGTACTACACATTACAGTATGTTTCTGTACAACACATTACAGTATGTTGCTGTACTACACATTACAGTATGTTGCTGTACTACACATTACAGTATGTTGCTGTACTACACATTACAGTATGTTGCTGTACTACACATTACAGTATGTTGCTGTACTACACATTACAGTATGTTGCTGTACTACACATTACAGTATGTTGCTGTACTACACATTACAGTATGTTTCTGTACTACACATTACAGTATGTTGCTCAATATCATTAGAACATATGGTGAGGTCTTCTTCACAGTCTTCGTTATACCTGTTCCCATTAAAAGTGACAATTTGATATGGCTGGAATGTAGTATTATAATGTAATACAGAGATTATGCACACATGGGATTTACCGTCTTTTTCTTCTACATGTGGAGATGATCTGTTTTGTTGAAAGATCCCTCACGTCCCTTTCAATCCACCACCGTCCACGCACACAATTCAAATAATACCGTATAGCTATGAGTCCTCAAACAAACATAGGTCACAAAGgtgtgagagagaacaagagagtcACCACAATTACAATATCACATATGTTATTAGTAGACAAATACATGTACATCACACCAAAACATTATCGCTCAACGCTGAACAGCAAAATGTACACATTTCCAACCGAATAAAGCGTGCAAAGGCAAATGTTTATCAAATGTTTATGTCATAACCATTAAACATTAATAAACCATGGATCTATTATGATCCTAAAATATATACACGTATCAATATATTACATTTCTATACTGAGATACTGGGTTGTGTGAGGGTCGGTATCACATGTCATTCAATGTACAAAGAGAGATGAAACTCATGTTTGGTGTCAAACATGGATCTGTAGTCTACCACAGGAGTGTCCTAGCTGGCTGGTGTTGGAAGTCCAGTCCTCTATCCTCCTTGGGTCTCCtggctctctgtgtgtcttcTGCTGATGCGTTTTGGCTGTTGCTCCTCCGGCTCTTGCTCCtggctctctgtgtgtctcctggAAGTGCGTTTGGGCTGTTGCTGCTTGTGCCTCAGCTGCTCCCAGTAGGACTGACAGTACTGGTGGATCAGCCTGACCTCCGGCTGGGACAGGGTGTCTGTGAAAGGGGGGGTTGGAGGGACCCTCTGCTGCTTGGGGTCATGTTGTCTCCCCCGTCCAGTGGGAGGGCTGTTGGAGGTCATGGGGTCGTTGTCAGGGGAGGTGAGGGCCAGCACGATGTCTCGGTCCAGAATGCGCAGCGACACCCGGGCCACAGTGTGTTTGAAGTTGTTCTCTGTGGCCAGGCAGTGGTAGAGCCCGGCATCCGATTGGCTGAGGGACTTCAGAAGGATCCCGTGGGCTGTCTTCAGATACTCTCTGTCCCGGTTGAGctgaggggtgagagggagagagagtgttatggtcgtgagggggagagagagtgttgtggtagtaagggggagagagagtgttgtggtagtgagggggagagagagtgttgtggtagtgaggaggagagagagttatggtagtgagggagagagagagtgttatggtagtgagggagagagagagtgttatggtagtgagggggagagagtgttatggtagtgagggggagagagtgttatggtagtgagggggagagagagtgttatggtagtgaggagagagagagtgttatggtagtgagggagagagagagtgttatggtagtgagggagagagagagtgttatggtagtgagggggagagagtgttatggtagtgagggggagagagtgttatggtagtgagggggagagagagtgttatggtagtgagggggagagagagtgttgtggtagtgagggggagagagagtgttgtggtagtgagggggagagagagtgttatggtagtgcgggggagagagagtgttatggtagagagggggagagagtgttatggtagtgagggggagagagagtgttatggtagtgagggggagagagagtgttatggtagtgagggggagagagagtgttgtggtagtgagggggagagagagtgttgtggtagtgagggggagagagagtgttgtggtagtgaggggagagagagtgttatggtagtgaggggagagagagtgttatggtagtgaggggagagagagttatggtagtgagggggagagagtgttatggtagtgagggagagagtgtgttatggtagtgagggggatagagtgtgttatggtagtgagggggagagagagttatggtagtgagggggagagagtgttatggtagtgagggggagagagtgttatggtagtgagggggagagagagtgttatggtagtgagggggagagagagtgttatggtagtgagggggagagaaagtgttatggtagtgagggggagagagagttatggtagtgagggggagagagagtgttatggtagtgagggggagagagagtgttatggtagtgagggggagagagagtgttatggtagtgagggggagagagagtgttatggtagtgaggggcagagagtgttatggtagtgagggggagagagtgttatggtagtgagggggagagagagtgttatggtagtgagggggagagagagtgttatggtagtgagggggagagagagttatggtagtgagggggagagagagtgttatggtagtgagggggagagagagtgttatggtagtgagggggagagagagtgttatggtagtgagggggagagagtgttatggtagtgagggggagagagtgttatggtagtgagggggagagagagtgttatggtagtgaggggagagagagttatggtagtgagggggagagagagtgttatggtagtgagggggagagagagtgttatggtagtgagggggagagagtgttatggtagtgagggggagagagtgtgttatggtagtgagggggagagagagttatggtagtgagggggagagagtgttatggtagtgagggggagagagagttatggtagtgagggggagagagagtgttatggtagtgagggggagagagagttatggtagtgagggggagagagagtgttatggtagtgagggggagagagagtgttatggtagtgagggggagagagtgttatggtagtgagggggagagagtgtgttatggtagtgagggggagagagagttatggtagtgagggggagaaagagtgttatggtagtgagggggagagagagtgttatggtagtgagggggagagagagttatggtagtgagggggagagagagttatggttgtgagggggagagagtgttatggtagtgagggggagagagtgttatggtagtgagggggagagagagttatggtagtgagggggagagagagttatggtagtgagggggagagagtgttatggtagtgagggggagagagtgttatggtagtgaggggagagagagttatggtagtgagggggagagagtgttatggtagtgagggggagagagtgttatggtagtgagggggagagagtgttatggtagtgagggggagagagtgttatggtagtgagggggagagagtgttatggtagtgaggggagagagagttatggtagtgagggggagagagagttatggtagtgaggggagagagagttatggtagtgagggggagagagagttatggtagtgagggagagagagtgttatggtagtgagggggagagagagtgttatggtagtgaggggagagagagttatggtagtgagggggagagagagttatggtagtgagggggagagagagttatggtagtgagggggagagagtgttatggtagtgagggggagagagagtgttatggtagtgagggagagagagttatggtagtgagggggagagagagttatggtagtgagggggagagagagttatggtagtgagggggagagagtgttatggtagtgagggggagagagagttatggtagtgagggggagagagagttatggtagtgaggggagagagagttatggtagtgtgggggagagagagttatggtagtgagggggagagagagttatggtagtgagggggagagagagttatggtagtgagggggagagagtgttatggtagtgagggggagagagagttatggtagtgagggggagagagagttatggtagtgagggggagagagtgttatggtagtgattgggagagagtgttatggtagtgaggggagagagagttatggtagtgagggggagagagtgttatggtagtgagggggagagagtgttatggtagtgagggggagagagtgttatggtagtgagggggagagagagtgttatggtagtgaggggagagagagttatggtagtgagggggagagagagttatggtagtgagggggagagagagttatggtagtgagggggagagagtgttatggtagtgagggggagagagagttatggtagtgagggggagagagagttatggtagtgagggggagagagagttatggtagtgagggggagagagagttatggtagtgagggggagagagagttatggtagtgagggggagagagagttatggtagtgagggggagagagagttatggtagtgagggggagagagagttatggtagtgagggggagagagagttatggtagtgagggggagagagtgttatggtagtgagggggagagagtgttatggtagtgagggggagagagagttatggtagtgagggggagagagagttatggtagtgagggggagagagagttatggtagtgagggggagagagtgttatggtagtgagggggagaacAAGGTCCACATCTGCCTCATTTGTGTTTCAAAAGTGATTGACTATTTCTCTATAGATATTTTTGAACTGAAAAAACATTGGCTGATAATTAATACTATTAATATCAACAAGAAAAACGTTACTTCtgctcccgagtggagcagcggtctaaggtactgcatcccagtgctagaggcattactacagaccctggttcaattccaggctgtatcataacttgtagtgattgagagtcccatagggcagggcacaaatggcccagcatcgtccgggtttgggtttagaccgggtaggccgtcattgtaaataagaatgggtCCTTAAATAtcttgcgtagttaaataaaaggttaaataaaaaatgtacgtATATTGATTTAGTCAATCAAGCATGGATAACCCCTGTGTAAACTGCTCCAACAGCTCAAGTGTAACCAATAAATGTGGTATGAATTTGATATTTTAATAATACTGGTCTCTTTTCAGAGAGCAGAAATAGATGCATTTTCCTCCTTACCgctttcctccttccttctctctgataGAGCCACTTGACTGTAGCCTGAGGAGAGCGAGGCTGACACTCCAGGAAGGTACTGCTCCCCTCCACACCAAACTGGACTGTCTCTCTAGGACGATTCTCCactgaaggagggaaggaggaagagagagagagaaagaaggagagagagacagataggagattATCTTAAATGGCAGTTATTTGCTCATGTTTTAGTTATTACATGATTTGATTGTGTCACTGAAAGTGCTTTGTCTAACCTTTGGCATTGAAGCCTCTGCACTGTCGCAGTGGATCCCCATGTTTCACATCCTGTCTTCTACTCCtcctgagtgagagagacagagcagagttCATCCAACACATTTCACAAGCACAGAAATGAATTCAGTCATGAATTtattcagacacagacagacggacggacggacggacggacaggacaggacaggacaggacaggacaggacaggacaggacaggacaggacaggacaggacaggacaggacaggacaggacaggaccggACCGGACCGGACCGgaccggacagacagacagacagacagacagacagacagacagacagacagacagacagacagacagacagacagacagacagacagacagacagacagacagacagacagacagacagacagacagacagacagacagacagacagacagacagacagacaagacaagacaagacaagacaagacaagacaagacagacacAGTGAAGGACTAATAAAGCTTTATGACACTCCTTCTCTGTCAATATCAGATGAGgggttgtggtgtgtgttgtgttggtgtgtgttggtgtgtgttgtgttggtgtgtgttggtgtgtgttgtgttggtgtgtgttggtgtgtgttgtgttggtgtgtgttggtgtgtgttgtgttggtgttgtgttggtgtgtgttgtgttggtgtgtgttgtgttggtgtgtgttggtgtgtgttgtgttggtgtgtgttggtgtgtgttgtgttggtgtgtgttggtgtgtgttgtgttggtgtgtgttgtgttggtgtgtgttgtgttggtgtgtgttgtgttggtgtgtgttgtgttggtgtgtgttgtgttggtgtgtgttggtgtgtgttgtgttggtgtgtgttggtgtgtgttgtgttggtgtgtgttggtgtgtgttgtgttggtgtgtgttgtggtCCTGACCTCTTGGTGGCGGGGGTGAAAGCGGAGCAGCTCTCCCCGTCCCAGGCGCAGTAAGGGTCCCGTGCCAGACAGCAGTCGGAACAGGCCCTCCCATATACCCCACAACGATGCAGAGATACCTGAGTAAGCCCTGCCTCCGATGACACGTACAGCTGTTGCTATAGCGACAGAAGGAAAACAAGAGCTCAGCATCAACAATATGTCTTTAGTGTTTCCTgtcgatgaagagagagagagagttcccgCTTACCCTTTTAGATGAGATCTTCATTGTTTTAACAGCAGCACGTGTCTGTAATTAAATGCATCGTGTCACATAAGTATCAACAAAGTGTAACCATTGAAAGAATGTCCAAGGACAGTGGTTGGAGACATTTGCTATAACGTGAACAATATTTATAGAAATCATATAGGCACACCCTGAAAACCTCCACTTCCTCCAGGGTGAGCTCCTCCATGGTGCTCGGGTCCTTGGGTAAAACTATGACCTTTTGGACAGTGC
Above is a genomic segment from Oncorhynchus gorbuscha isolate QuinsamMale2020 ecotype Even-year linkage group LG10, OgorEven_v1.0, whole genome shotgun sequence containing:
- the LOC124045920 gene encoding LOW QUALITY PROTEIN: wiskott-Aldrich syndrome protein-like (The sequence of the model RefSeq protein was modified relative to this genomic sequence to represent the inferred CDS: inserted 2 bases in 2 codons), which gives rise to MSLGSKSKGVQGYSPSSLLSSQENERLEDLLGRRCASLATAVVQLYMALPHSPTCWSLQHTGVACFTKDNPRRSYFIRLFDVKKGQLTWEQELYNQMVYHSPRPFFHAFAADDCQVGLNFVNEQESETFLCAVEDKINQRNRQVSEKKQRPLPSNDRGKGPGSPTSPSVATIDIQNPDIQASRYRSVTPVPAPAFVSKGKKDKKKDKRKGSKLSKADIGAPSGFTHVSHVGWDPNNLDPDLKKLLSCAGISEAELKDEETSQLIQQVIENSGGMEAVKKAMHTDPELPPGRQGSLPPVPGSCCSSPAPPPPLGGRSGPLPPPPGQPGRGPPPXHPPQSRGALPPPPPXSGRGGLPPPPPSVSYTSPPPPPPPGHQRSMPAPPPPPPPPPPAQSSGDFPSPPHPCKSPPSPAPASIGGCEGGGRGALLDQIRLGRKLKNVTDSPESPPPADTDSEGIVGALMMVMQKRSKVIHSSDEGEEEGGYDDEDDDEWDD